A DNA window from Desulforamulus hydrothermalis Lam5 = DSM 18033 contains the following coding sequences:
- a CDS encoding trimeric intracellular cation channel family protein, translated as MSVLYLLDLLGTFAFALSGALTAVKKEMDLFGVVVLALVTAIGGGTTRDILLGSTPVFILTQPVYLYVSLAGAVCTFLFYKTLFKINSIILIVDALGLGTFVCIGLSKALTAGISGPGAVMLGVITAVMGGIIRDVLSGQIPSVLTRDFYAVTCVAGGILYLFLWRQNMAADMLLLLTTGFIFTLRLLAIRYRWNFIKAPYSGPET; from the coding sequence ATGAGCGTTCTTTATTTGCTTGACTTGTTGGGCACCTTTGCCTTTGCCCTCTCAGGGGCACTGACCGCTGTCAAGAAGGAAATGGATTTATTTGGTGTCGTGGTACTGGCCCTGGTTACTGCCATCGGCGGCGGCACCACCAGGGATATTTTGTTAGGCAGCACGCCGGTTTTTATCCTTACCCAGCCGGTTTATCTCTATGTATCTCTGGCCGGCGCAGTTTGCACTTTTTTATTTTATAAAACTTTGTTTAAAATTAACTCGATCATTTTAATTGTGGATGCCCTGGGTTTGGGCACCTTTGTCTGCATCGGCCTGTCGAAAGCCCTGACGGCCGGTATCAGCGGACCCGGCGCGGTTATGCTGGGGGTTATCACGGCGGTAATGGGAGGCATTATCCGCGATGTGCTGTCAGGCCAAATCCCTTCGGTGCTGACACGGGATTTTTATGCCGTGACATGTGTGGCGGGAGGCATCTTGTATCTGTTTTTATGGCGGCAAAATATGGCTGCCGACATGTTGTTGCTTTTAACCACCGGGTTTATTTTTACTCTGCGGTTGCTGGCCATTCGTTATCGATGGAATTTCATTAAAGCACCTTACTCCGGGCCGGAAACATAA
- a CDS encoding carbohydrate-binding protein: MANRTNFGEPTMGAYRLKEMHDAQYPGGVVVDPTPITAGQDVVVFYNGLLAQSGAQEVYLHCGFGRDDRWHAIQDMRMARTGYGFVKSVTMPDTHTQFNFCFHDNAMNWDNNSGKDWSFQVHNGTMNGH, from the coding sequence ATGGCTAACCGAACCAATTTTGGTGAACCGACCATGGGTGCCTATCGTTTAAAAGAGATGCATGATGCCCAATATCCCGGCGGTGTGGTGGTGGATCCCACTCCCATAACGGCCGGGCAGGATGTGGTAGTTTTCTATAACGGGCTGTTAGCCCAAAGCGGGGCGCAGGAAGTTTACCTGCACTGCGGCTTTGGCCGGGATGATCGCTGGCATGCCATTCAGGACATGAGAATGGCCCGAACCGGCTACGGCTTTGTTAAATCAGTAACCATGCCGGACACGCATACTCAGTTTAATTTCTGTTTTCATGACAATGCCATGAACTGGGATAATAACTCCGGTAAAGATTGGAGCTTCCAGGTGCATAACGGGACTATGAACGGT